The Syngnathoides biaculeatus isolate LvHL_M chromosome 1, ASM1980259v1, whole genome shotgun sequence region ATTTCCTTCAAGAGGGCTTATTGtgcaaagaaagcaaaaatacatgataaatactccaaaatattcaaatgtgatttttgcagTATGTATGGATGGTGAGTTCTCTTTAAAATACGCATTTGAGGCATGCACACATTTAAGGTGGGGGGGGTGAAGTAGCAAATCTCCAAAGTCCGATCACAAATTCAGTGCTTCCGCCACCTTTCGCTCCTCAGGAATACCATTTACCTGCAAACAAGCAGAGAAAGTATGTTTAGCCTTAATCTTTTTATACTAGTAATCCATTATTTACAAAAGCCTCCTTATGAATCATCATTTGACTCAATAGCCCAAATTAGTCGATGACAATGCCTACCTCCAACCTTCGAAATGTAGACATGACATAACTATCTCCTTTGTTAgcagtggaaaaagaaaaggttaGTTTAGTGTAGcatccacacaggaagggggCGCTCTTGTCACATTCCACAAAGCAGTGACTCAAATTTACCAAGTATCGCCTAAGAAAAAGCACTAcaatcataaacatttttttttttaaatcagaaatgaGGCTTGGTTTTATTCCTAGAAAGTTTATTTAATAATTAGCATCACACAATCATTGCATAGAACATTTGGATGAAACTTAATTATTcctacatgcatgttttttgttattgtgacgcaaaatgtattttgttttggaagCAATTGGTAACAGTATTCAATGCGTGGAAGATAACACAgagataaacaaacaaacctgaTGGCTGTTGTTGCGGTATGGTAATCTGGTTTTGCAGGTTCCTGAAGTCGTGACGACAACAGAGTGAGTAGCAATTCACAAACAACGGCGTAAGAAAACATGTTACAAGCATATTATTACTACATATTTCTCTGCTCCAAGCCAATTAGGACAAATCACACGACAGCTTGAAGCTCTTAATCTGTTTGTATGTTTAAAACTGTAAAAGTCAAGAAAAACATAATTGAAGGTTTCCTGTACTCACGTCTGGGTCTGCATGAGGGGCATGCTGGTGGTCTCGTAGTTGTCCGGGTGGATGGGCGGGACCACCTCGCCGCTGACCGGGTTGAAGACGGGCAGCGTGGACAGCGGCCAGGAGATTTCCCGGTTTTTAGACATGCTGCGCATCTCTTTTGTGGACTTCTGGATGGAGCTGTGGTGGACCAGCTGGATGCTGCAGAGGCCAAAAATCAAACTTTaaatcaaaaagtgaaacttgtaATAATGCTACATTAAACAGATTCATACTATATTAATAGTTTTAAGTATTAATCTGTGTTTATTaagtattttactttttttttttagggcgaATTACCTTCCAtctgtattaaaaataatttccatcGGTTATATAGAAACCCTAATTCCACTTGTTAGGATattgagaaaaatgtatttaatgttcaaCGTGATAaactttaatttttcaaaatattcactcatttaaTATTTGATCCTGGCAACACGTTCCAgggatgttgtttttaatttaaattttacacAACATCACAACTGAGGTTGGTAATATTCGTAATTCATTGAGACGAGAATTTTTATCTGTAGGCTACAAACATCAAAATCATTTAAACACATCCATGAAGTAAAGTTTCACTGTATGAACTGATAAACTAATTGAGATTCACCTGAagattacaaaagaaaaatatatctcACAAATATTTATAATCTGTTCCTCCACATTTTAGCCGGCCGGATCCCATGTCTGGTCGAATTGCAGTATTGAGCTTCATTTAGACTAAAGTTGTACTTTGccgccaccttgtggcatctttGCGTCAAGATCTTCTTGATGAGAGGTGAGCAGtttacattaataaaaaaaatattagcatcttggtgccaaggaactactGTGAAGTATGTTTGAAGTGAGTTTGGGAGCTTTGGCTTGCCACCCTCTTGTGGCTTTGTGGTGCTGAAGaaatttcatttcaacaaaGAGATGGATTTGCCATCATCATACGGCATATCGGTGTCAAAAGAAGTAAGTTGAGGTGAACTACGGAGCTTCATTTCAACAAAGgcagtgctttgccaccatcttggcGCACCCTAGAGGCAAATTGAAATATTTCCCGGGCCACAAATTCCGGATTTACGTGATTCGAGGCAGGGCTCGGTTCCCCACTCGTCACCATGGAAAACATATAAAAACGATAggaatactgtatgttttcCTATAAGATAATATATACTGTGGTGTAAAATCTTTACATTTTGGAGCAGCCCAGTACAATACATATAATACTGACACACTTGAGATGGATGGTGATGAAAAAGCAACAtggaggacagaaaaaaaaggggggggggggaaacatgagaagaaaaacacttACAGTGATGTttgcatgtttctttttttcctagaaacaaaacaaagatggaATGATTTAAATGAGCATGAGCGGttgcaaaaacagacaaaaattaCACTCAAATGGACACAACAGTGACAAATAGGATGAAGGGAGCGGCCATCGCTGCCTTTGCAAAAGCCTGCAAAAGGTGAAAGGGCGTTGCCGGGGGCAGCATGGGATTGCTGATGAAAAGCTGCCGCGGCAACTTGGTGttaaggaactatgttgaagtgaattgagaaaaaaaagttatcttgTGGCAGGTCGATGTCAAGGAACTACAGTGAAAAGAGTTTTAGAGATCTATTCAGCGCTCTGTCACCACCTTGGCGGAGGGAACTATGTTCAAGTGAGTTGAAgagtttcatttacatttttaaaaatgctttgctgCTATTACCTGGCATCAAGGAACAATGTTTCAAGAAGTTGACgggcttcatttagacaaaaacaGTTgtatgccgccatcttgtggcctcCATAGGCAATTCGAAGGCTGTTTAGAGGTTCTCCACTCCCAAGAGTTTCAATATCTGCAGCAGGATTGGGGTGACTCGAGTACAAAGAGACCGAGGACACTTACACCCCTTCCCTTCGGCAGCACATGGTGTAGCCCAGCATCAAGAGGAGCGCGAGCGCGACCGCCGAAGGAACGGCCAGCGTCACGACGAAGTCCGTCAGGTAGTCGCGGCTCTTCAGAGACTCGGACGGCGGGTTGTACTCCCCGAATTCAGGCAGGACCCCGGGCCCCGGCTCAGGACGTGCCACGTATACCGGGACTACTTTGTTGAtgtcaacctaaaaaaaaaaaaaaaaaagtgcgtaaGTGTGAAACAAAACGTGAGATAGCAATAAACCTGAACAAACTCCAAACATGAATTCATGGACTAATCTGTGGAGCTCACCAGAGAGATTTTACACCAGTCGATGTGAAACTGAGCGCGGAACTTCTTGTCGCAGCTGATGACGGGCTCCATTTCCTGACTGCAGCGCAGCTGGTTGTGGGGGTTCTCCACCTCGCGCAGGCACGACGAGAAGGGGACGTCGGCGCCCACCATGACATACACACTATGGAGAGCAAAAAGGGGGTGCAAAATGGCAATTGGGCCCATTTTCACTTAggggtgtactcacttttgttgtgttgttgtacCTCTCCGCACGGTGCAGTGTGCACATTACAACAGTAAACATGATAAACATGACGTTCATATTTTCCTACATCCTCACCCTTCCTTCAGGTTATTAATCGGCAGCGGGACGCGCCCGCCGCGGTCCAACGCCGAGGTGATGTTGATGGCGTTGAGGCGCTCGGGCTGCCACACGTTCTTCACGGCCCCCAGGAAGTCTCCCAGCACCTCGCTGGCCAGCATCTCCTCCACGTTCATGTTTTTGACGTAAAACTCGGCCTGGTAGGGCAGCGGGAACTCTACGGCGGGACGAAGAGAGCAGTGGAGGGAATGAGGGCAGATGTTAATCCGTAAAGCTGTGCTGGCTCGGTTCTCCTCATTAGGTCTGATTCCCTTTGGGCCAGATGGGCGATGACATCACTATAAAGGAGGAGTGACGATCGTTTAAATACAGGAAGTGATGCAAGATGTGAACGTACAGATACTAACAGCtgatacagtacaatacagtataacatataccgtaaattccggcctataagccgcgacttttttcacacgctttcaaccctgcagcttatgcggtgatgcggctaatttgtgcatttttttcctaacggccgcaagtgggcagtcaagcggaaaaggtaagagtgagaccggtggaatatgtgtgccgaggaagtgagttttaccggtccggccctgttctCGCTGAGCTagcgtgttattgccgtgtttcagtgatttttagcggtatattttgttgtgttttttttttaaccagccctgttagcacggcgctatgtgctactgccgtgtctcagtgatttttactggtatgtttttctaaccagccctgttagcgcggcactagcgttagcgtggcgccgctagcgttaaactctctgtgtacggtctttctctgtaaatatcccgtgtttcaatgtgggcacttggggcttttacacagctgcggcgtgcatatgtaccaaatggtatttcctttacaaatgtacagagtgaggcttataatcaggtgcgctctcgAGGCCATGAATTACGTTATTATCTATTATGGTGATGACCCATGGTGTTATACTTGCAATTACAGCCAATATATTTTAGTTGTGAcagcacggtagctcagctggtaaagccttggcctcacagttctgaggacccgggttcgatcccggcccgtgcatgcgtgggttttctctggtttcctcccacatcccaaaaacatgcaacattaattggacactaaattgccccgaagtgtgggtgtggctgttcgtcttgatgcgccctgcgattgggtggcaaccagttcagggtgctaCCCGCCttctccccgttgacagctgggataggctccagcactccccccgcgagcctcgtgaggataagcggcgaagaaaatggatgtccagttgtatttaaatatattgaTTGGATGCCTCACGGTGTTTTAACTGAATAAATTATTGATTAAGGCGGAATGATTTAATTACTTTAGAGGGGCTCATTACACCATTCCAGAAGTGATTTTGCCCTCAGGATCTAATCGGGgatctgctgtgtgtgtgtgtgtgtgtgtgtgtgtggggggggggggggcgcacacacacacgcgcgtgcTAAGCTCTCACACTGGTGCTTACCCTCGGTGGCCATGATGTTTATGACCAAGTTGTTCCGTGCCGTCTCGAAAGTGCGGCGGTTATAGGCGGTAATCTGCGACACACAGGGGGCGAGGTTTTAAGCTCAGATCAGATCAGCGGAGCTTATACGGCAGAGAAACTCCGTGGCGGCGGGCTGAGACCTAGCCGGAACGCTACGTGGAGGCACATGCTGCGGTCGCTAAGCCTTTCGGGTAGGGGGGGAGAATTTCTACAGTAGCTTACAAATAAagcagaaataacataatggaATTAACCCCGCTGAGGAAAACTGTAACATTGCACCATTGTGCTAATTAAAGCAAATCAGCTGAGTCCGGCAAAATTACGTTTCGCCGTATCGCGATCAGGAGGGTCTAATAATTCGACTAGAAGGGTTTATTAGGGGGACGTCAAGTGTTTCTGACATTTGGAATAAATGTAACCAATTTTtcgccttattgagataaaagtctcctcacaggccacaatcaaggaaataacacttcttttttgtttaacgcataaaacaaagggcaaaaaaagatgtaccctctcgcgggcagcgtcccaaaactgggacgggtttGTTATctgttctgtgaagtggtacatatgtttattatttaattcttattctagaacgacacttacgcattaataataatgatggattagcattttgaagacaaacttggttgcataccgacctttctccctttcttctctcggaaaacgctccatgtgtacctatgttgggtcaggaaggaaagggaaataactctgcGCTAACTTTGACccatgagttatcctctcctgataccaaattatggcttcagattaaaacatttaaatattttgatatactgcaggacataatgcatgaaaatcatgatgtcccaaaaatgggacgctgcccagaATAGGTTAAACACTTTTAACCACATTGTCAACATTTCTGAACACAAATAATCAATTTGCAAGCATAAAATGTAtccaaaaatactgtacttattGTTGTTTGTGTACATGCATGTGCTTTTAAGAGGCGGGGCTCGGTGGGGTGGCGTGTAACGTCTGTGTGAGCGTCTGGGTGTGAGCTGTGGCCAACACCAGCTTTTGCATGAGTGTGCCTTTATCATTCTTACGGcatttatttttcctccttAGCGTAGTTGACAAACCTCTATGACGGTGGCCTTGCCCACATGCTCGGCGGTGGGGGAACCGTAGAGCACTCCATCGCTATTAGGAGTCCTCTGGATGTAACGCAGCCAACCGGGCCTGTCTGGGTACCCCAGGAGATTGGTGTTAAAAGTGATGGGATCGTTGGTGGTGTCACCTGGAAGCAGCGTTGCATTCATTAGATCCACTCTAATGTTCTGACAGAGGTCAGCCACCACCTCAATAACGCACATTTCGATCTATCGGACCAAATGTGAAGCGTTGCCAGCAAAGCACTTTCTGGTGCTGAAACAGCACGAACGCCTATTTTGCATTCATACGGCGTGACTTTCGACACCCCTGGCTGAACAGTAATGTATTCCGGCCCACTAAATCACTATATTTGACGACGTGGTTACCTGATTTTGGGTACAGGGGAAACTCCCCTTTGAAGTATTCTCGCTCCAGGACGTGGACGAACAGCACGCCTGCAGACGGGTAGACGTTGCGGTCCGCGTGCGACCTCGACAAGATGGTGATCACTGAAACAGAGTTTGAATATATCAAAATGGTGCCACAAAATCATTTTGCCGGAATACTTTCGTGGccaatgatttattttatttgaccttttttttttttttttttatccagttaAGCCATTTGCAATATTGACCTTGCTGCAGACAGAGTGCACAACACTATACAGtgattagaaattaaaaattttcataCTGCCCTCCTTGTTATTCACCCACTCAATTGTAAATGcaaacataacataaaaaatgtaaacagtttaAGCCTGCGGGCCCCGTTTTACCCGGGCCGAGGCCAGCCCCCTCCTTCTGTTTCTTTTACCCACTTATCTTCCTCCGTTATTATTTTCCTGTCTTTTTGCCCTTTTCTTTCTCCCTCAGTGGGTGGGCCCTCTTTCTTTAATCGCCATGGGAGATTGTGTGCACATGGAAggtaagaaaaggaaaaaagataGGAGTGGGAAGAGAAAACATTTGCTTGCGGACACACagtgtgcgagagagagagcgaaaggaagaaagcaagagagagagagagtgcgtCTGCTTTCCCGCaggcacagtttttaaaaaatatatatttttatccacTCCCCATCAGCATCAAACTGCCATTACTAACATAAGTGCCACTATCACACGTGAAATGGGTTGTTATACCCGCTCTTGTTATGCACCAGTTAGAACTCCCAATGAGAATCTAATGAAAAAAGTAACAGAGGATTGAGTTTTTAATCCATGTCCGTGAAAGAGGAAATCTCCATTGTTaagggtggttaaaaaaaaaaaaaaaaaattaggagtCACTGTTACAACTCGGATTATTAAAAGAGACACGGCGGCATGTGGCCAAAGTGTCTCACTGTACTCCAAGGGAAGTGAGGAGCGggtagaagttcaaagaccaaACGCGTGCATGTTAAACGGGGCGACATCTGAGACAGATGCTGACCTGGCCATATGTCGGCGGTCCCCGAGGGCCCCCCGTCCCAGCTGGCTACGATATATGGCCTTTTAGTCCACACTTGACAAGGTGTTACTGAGGAAAAATCACGCCAGATTTGGGAGAAAAAGCTTTTTTTGCGCTTTGATGTTGGCCAAACATCTAAAAAGGAAGCTTAGAGAGACGCAAGGGCTGCAAATGTGTCATTTCTGATGTTACATTTGggactctgttttcctcccacatcacaaaaacacgttTCTTAGGTCAAATGAAGACTCAAAATGTTTTAGGTGTgggtgggaatggttgtttttctatagcgctcgtgcacgtgacgtcaccattttcacggcgccatattgccggtcaaaaagagctgctcgacagtgtgtgtgtgtgtgtgtgtgtgtgtgtgggggggggggggggtattgaaccggagcagaatatacacaatgtcCGAGACGAGGCAGATATTAatagagatcattctatggaataccagctgaaaagaccagaaaacatcaatggatttcggcaattaaatgtgatcgTTGGTGCACAACCGAATAAGagtacacacgactgtgtagcgatcagtTCATTTTAGGTCGGacttattcttttcaatctcaaattcctaaGAAGCATTTATAATGttaagttggctcatttgagaacaatgcgtattaaaaaaaaaatgacagggagggaggggagggaagcatgttgcagtcaacctctccccgacagacgttttttttttttttttaaatatgcattttctcaaatgtatttaaaaaaaactaaataaaccgtcagtcacTAGAGGTTTACTtgggttaacgtgtggccgcaacacgcttcggtGTACGTTGGAGCCGActccgtcttattttttttaacgcattgttctcaaatgagccaacttggcattaaaagtacttcttgggaaacgctacgactcgcttgtcttcttttttttttccccccaatcatagctaatgaatgcgagtttgtgtaaaaccagccctcacttatttaaatattggtatttgtattgaatactggctgaaaagatggatggattccggcaaaggttaacgtgtcgccgaacacgcttccgcgttcacgagccgtcaaaaccgtcactatgtgggatttattcctgatgagaacagatccagcaacaaagtattaaattaaattaagcaTTAAATACGCATCCTCTATGCCGAATCTTTCTAACTTTTCCATgtaccgtcatttattttcaccttataaatgtcagacaagactctgggcgtcgtgctacaagacatatttccgcgtcatctccaaccgacttagcattgagcaacgcttagcttgaccggcaatatggcgacggaAACAAAAggcacgtgattttatgacgtaggtgcacgagctctatatttgCCATGTGAttcgctggcgaccagtccaggtgTATCTCCACGTCTCACCCAATTTCagcaggggtggggggagcacCCGTTCATGGTGAGTATTAGTAGTACatacgggaaaaaaataataataataatgttcaaTAAGCTATTTAAACTTTTATGTATATTACAAAACTGCAGTGTTGAATTTACAAGTCGGTTGGGCTTTTCAAACATaaatttaaatgtgtaaatatcaaCGAGCTTCAGCTGCTCCATTAGGTACCTCAGCACACTCTTTGAGCTCCGATCCAAAACTCtttacacaaaaataataatgctcacTTTTGGGTGACACTGTCATTAAATTCTTACAACGAACGGCTTTCAGTCTAACTGAAAATGACGGCCGCAATAATATTGTTCATTCAATACCTCCCTGGCAACGATGATATTGTTACTGTTCCTATTGTTGTATTAGCAAGcgagtgtacctaatgttgcggCTGGTAATTGTATCCCTCCAAGGCCGGCTTGAGAGAACTGAGCGAGACAAATCCTCTTACGACGGCAACAATGCCACCCCCGACGTTCCATTCGGGGGGCAAGAATTAAAAACTTGCACGGCGGTTTGTGCCCTCGAGAAAAGCGCAGACGCATTTTGTTCTATTATCCTCCCTTTTGGGCCTCAGCACTTCTTCAGCACACAAAAGGACGAAAGACCTCCACGGTGCACTCATGGTCAAACGCTGTGTTTTCTGCAAGCAGCCCAAATTCCATCTGGTTCAGCCATTTGTTGTACAAGGATGTACAAGGgatatttttacataaatatgtcaatccatccattttctgagccgcttatcctcaacaggggtcgcaggactgctggagccaatcccaggtatcattggggaggaggcggggtacaccctgaactggttgccagccaatcacagggcactacATAAATATAATGATGCTTAATTAAAATAGCACATATTGTagcggaacagtggatcagctggtaaagcggtggcctcacagttctgaggtccctagttcaatcccggacccgcctgagtGGGGTTTTCTCCccggcattccggtttcctcccacatcccaaaataaacatgcaacattaattggacactctaaattgcccctaggtgtgattgtgagtgcgactgtttgtctcgatgtgccctgcaattggctggcaaccagttcagggtgtgcccgttgacagctgggatcggctccagcactgcccgtgaccctcgtgaggataagcggcaaagaaaatggatggatggatattgtagtAGAAGTAGTGTAGTgctttcaattaaatataggtcgaacgggatttgcaaatcattgtactcTGTGCTTAACACAATATAGCAACTTCGTTGGAATTGGCGTGGTAATTGTTTCGTGTATAATGCTGAATTGTTTAGCAGCTTATCACAGCGAGCTGATTTACTTTCCTTCGGGGAGGAAAAGGCATAATATCCGATGCTAATTAATTAACGTACTGCGTGCCACGATCTCATTCGTTTAGTCTCGTCCATTAAGACGGTATGGGCGGCTATCAATGACTGATTTACCTGGAGGCTCAAGTTAATGGCATCGAATCGGTTTAGTTGTGGCCTAGTGACTCTTGGCCAAGCCTTTTCTAGATGATAACCCGCACAATTCCTACTGTATATAATACATCACCCATTCCCGGATTGGTTAATGCCTAACCGTCCAACGCAGACAGAGCCGGACTGCTCGAAAAGCAAGTCTAAtgcattgaaagaaaaaaaggtttggacCGAGTATTCACCATTATTAAAACTGATGTCCATAAATAACTAACAAGCCTTGGGGGGGATTTTGGAAATggctaacttgttttttttactcacttTGCCTTGCCTGACCTTGTTAAAGCACAAGTCTTTAGGTGTAATGCCTCGGCTAAAAATTCCGAGCGCTAACCCAAAGTGGCAGACGGACCTGCACCCAGCAGACGTAcagaaaaaagtgtgtgtgtggggggggggagccttCAGATTCATGTGTGCATGGTGCCCTAGTCAAGAGGAATGCATGTGCTTCTTTGGTGTTCAGCCGGCGAGCAAAGGAAAACAACGATGGCCACTGTTCAGACGAAGTCTTTGGCAATGCGCCCGCGCTGATTGGATGTGAGCGCACAACCTGGAAGTGAAAGTCGCCGGCGTCTCCGATAGCAGACGGCGACGGCAGAAGACAAGAGTGGACAACAGGAATGGTTTAACCTTGGCGAGCTTTGACTGCTTGGAAAAGGTAAGATGAATGAATCAATATTGTGAATAGTAGAAATGGTTTTCTGTGCGACTTTAGCGGTAAAACCGACTTTGTGCAAGGGCACGTTTAACTGTTGGGCCAAGAGCACCACCAGGCTGCGTTAAGATGGCAAACAAGTGACAACATTCATCCCAGTATTAATGGGGGAACCAGTTGAGCATGACACTGTGTTATGACAGCGAGAAGGAGGAAAGGAAGGgggggtgtgggaggggggACAGCGGGTCAACACACGTAGTGCACCACTGCACACACCCACTCACCATCTCTGTACAAAGCTGTGCTCTGCTTCCAGGCCGCGGGTCTCTCCTTTCGGACATTTCCGTCATGCAACGCCATGCGTCTGGCGTTGCTGCCGTAAGCAATGTAAACTGGAGGATCAATGGATGAAAGCACTTGTGGATCAAGGATGTTGTTCAGTGGCCATTTTTGAATCACACACAGCATTATTATTAATGCTGTACATTAAGTCATTAgttgcttgtaatatctcagcaTTATTGTTTATGACgtgacaatttgaagttttggtacagatttgagcaaaaatcataaaagttgataaatatgttttgccttcgcaggccacattaaatcatgcggcgggccggatctggcccccgggccttgagtttgacacctgtgtgctAGACTGTGACTATTCTCTGGTTTGGGAATGGTTCGAATGACCTAAAAGGCTTACTTTCCCTCCTTTTTGGACACTGAACTCAACACTTGCTGGTGATACTACAAAATAAGTATACCAGATATTACAATTTGTGTCATTTGGGGTTATCAGATGTGAAGGTAGAAATGATTAGCTTTCATTTAATTTGTcgaaatattatttatttaacgaAAAAGTATCTTTGCTCTTCTATCTATGACAACGCTGTATGACAGGCAGAACTACGACATGCCGTTCCACTACAACAAAACCACCACAGATGATCAATATCTTAGAATACAGTGACACCTGGCATATGTGCAGTTCatctttgagattttttttttttttatagttaacCTATCATTTTTAGTCTCAGGAAAAACTCCCCAATTCATCTTTTCCACAGAGGACACCATCAAGTTGGATCTTGAAGAGAAGCAACCAGCGACATTTTAACGTGTTGCAGCACGGAGCGCACATCACTCTGATGATCAATCGTTGATGGCGGGAAGATCAAATCTATTTCCCTTGAAAATTATTCATTAGTAGAGATGGGGGAGGGTTGGATTGCTTGGATGCCCTCCCGACACCTCCCAGGCGCCCAACCCCGTACCCCGTCCACGCCACTGCAAGTAACTACGTTGAGGTTTAGCTGCGCTGTTGATGAGCTCCATTTTATGATACTAGTCCTTTGCTGCCACCTTATGACTTCAATGATAAACTCTTTGGTAGAAGGTAGAAAATAGTTGTGACAGGGCTCACTCCCTTTGATATAGCAAAGATCCATTCACTTTCTGCTATATGATGTTTGTGTGGCGAGAGTTTTATCATCTAAAATATGTGCATTAGCTTAGTAATGGTTGGGATGAACAGGGATACACAGTACCTGGTTTTATAAATAGACAACCTTGTTGTATTGGCCCACAATGTCTTTTAAAAACTCAAGGTACTATGATGATATTTTATAATGgaaataaatgctaaaatgaCAAGCTTGCTGAGAGTATGTTTAGCTCAGATTTTTGTCTTTAAGTTAGTGTAGTATTTTGTATAGTATAAAGAAATACTAATGGTTGCGTGGCCACAATCAAAACAAAGCACGTCAGCGTACATGATGAACACTTAATTTGATTTGGGGTATAAGGTGAATAAGGTGACGCGAAACAGCAACGAGTATCATGGTGAAGACACGTCGTAATACAGTATTGGACGTTTAGAGTTGAAACCACTCCACCCGAGGAGCGCTATTTTAGatgttaagctttttttttttccatgactccGCCGCTGCGGCTACACGCAAGGCTAACTACGCAGCTAGCAGGCTAGCTAGCAGCGATGGACACGCATCGAAGGTCCGACATTTGTCGGCTTCACCGTTACGTACCCGTGGCGAGCCACACCGCGACGGCTGCAGCAGACATGGCGCTCATCGTCCCGCTCGTAAGTCTCACATGAAGCTAGAGTCTTGCGTCCGAATCGTCACTGGGGTTGACAGCCATGGTGCTAAAGCATCCCGCACAGcattccttcctcctcctccgcctccttccTTGGCAGGAGCACACAGCGGCACTTCTCAGTGGCTCGACATCTGCGTGGAAAAAACCACGGTTGTCT contains the following coding sequences:
- the sgce gene encoding epsilon-sarcoglycan isoform X1, which translates into the protein MSAMSAAAVAVWLATVITILSRSHADRNVYPSAGVLFVHVLEREYFKGEFPLYPKSGDTTNDPITFNTNLLGYPDRPGWLRYIQRTPNSDGVLYGSPTAEHVGKATVIEITAYNRRTFETARNNLVINIMATEEFPLPYQAEFYVKNMNVEEMLASEVLGDFLGAVKNVWQPERLNAINITSALDRGGRVPLPINNLKEGVYVMVGADVPFSSCLREVENPHNQLRCSQEMEPVISCDKKFRAQFHIDWCKISLVDINKVVPVYVARPEPGPGVLPEFGEYNPPSESLKSRDYLTDFVVTLAVPSAVALALLLMLGYTMCCRREGVKKRNMQTSLIQLVHHSSIQKSTKEMRSMSKNREISWPLSTLPVFNPVSGEVVPPIHPDNYETTSMPLMQTQTNLQNQITIPQQQPSGDSYVMSTFRRLEVNGIPEERKVAEALNL
- the sgce gene encoding epsilon-sarcoglycan isoform X2; amino-acid sequence: MSAMSAAAVAVWLATVITILSRSHADRNVYPSAGVLFVHVLEREYFKGEFPLYPKSGDTTNDPITFNTNLLGYPDRPGWLRYIQRTPNSDGVLYGSPTAEHVGKATVIEITAYNRRTFETARNNLVINIMATEEFPLPYQAEFYVKNMNVEEMLASEVLGDFLGAVKNVWQPERLNAINITSALDRGGRVPLPINNLKEGVYVMVGADVPFSSCLREVENPHNQLRCSQEMEPVISCDKKFRAQFHIDWCKISLVDINKVVPVYVARPEPGPGVLPEFGEYNPPSESLKSRDYLTDFVVTLAVPSAVALALLLMLGYTMCCRREGVKKRNMQTSLIQLVHHSSIQKSTKEMRSMSKNREISWPLSTLPVFNPVSGEVVPPIHPDNYETTSMPLMQTQTNLQNQITIPQQQPSGKWYS